A stretch of DNA from Aliarcobacter thereius LMG 24486:
ATTGCAAGAACAATTAAAGCAATAAAACAAAAATTTCCAAATATCTTTATAGTTACTGATTTATGTTTTTGTGAATATACAGATCACGGACATTGTGGAATTCTTGATCCAAAAACACAAAGTGTTCACAATGATAAAACTCTTGAAATATCAGCTCTTCAAGCACTAGTTCATGCAAAAGCAGGAGCTGATATGATTGCACCATCTGGAATGATGGATGGAATTATTACAACTCTTAGAAAAACTTTAGATAAAAACGGTTTTCAAGATTTACCAATTATGGCATATTCAACTAAGTTTGCTAGTGGATATTATGGTCCTTTTAGAGATGTAGCAGAATCAACTCCAAGTTTTGGAGATAGAAGAACTTATCAAATGGATGTTGCAAATAGACTTGAAGCTATAAATGAATCTATTGAAGATGAAAAAGAAGGTGCAGATATACTTATGGTAAAACCAGCTTTAGCATTTTTAGATATTGTAAGAGATATAAGAAATGAAACAAAACTTCCGCTTTGTGTTTATAATGTAAGTGGAGAATATGCTATGGTAAAACATGCTGGAATTGCTGGTTTAATTGATTATAAAAGAGTTGTTATGGAAACTATGATTGCATTTAAAAGAGCTGGTGCA
This window harbors:
- the hemB gene encoding porphobilinogen synthase, with product MFKRFRRLRLNDTLRNLVQETTLSKNDFIYPLFVKEGKGIKIEVSSMPGVFQMSIDEILKECEYLQEIGLNSIILFAIPELKDSVGSECLDDESIIARTIKAIKQKFPNIFIVTDLCFCEYTDHGHCGILDPKTQSVHNDKTLEISALQALVHAKAGADMIAPSGMMDGIITTLRKTLDKNGFQDLPIMAYSTKFASGYYGPFRDVAESTPSFGDRRTYQMDVANRLEAINESIEDEKEGADILMVKPALAFLDIVRDIRNETKLPLCVYNVSGEYAMVKHAGIAGLIDYKRVVMETMIAFKRAGANIIISYHAKEVCEILNRN